The Persephonella sp. IF05-L8 genome contains a region encoding:
- a CDS encoding TolC family protein, whose translation MLRILSVFLLFATFAIGETIDDIIQLTLKNNGFIKSASFKLDAVKGELKKAKALPNPEISVELGRLYSQAGDNGINITTFEISQPLRLWGDRKFEILSVKQKEKAFSYILEIEKNKVISEVYKNFYTTLALKEKLKVKEQEIQNLSQMYEFLKKSYEAGEITSLNLLRVEKELELSKIQLAQLKQEYQNSLNTLSSLSGKKIEDIEGNLFSLEDIKSFKKENIPRLKYLEFLIKSIDFQIKRQKALSKPQIKVGLVISEDEVDLGKYDAGISITSEIPVIYRRQGEIIKLVNNKKELLFLLKQEKNVYNSQIENTLSRLDLLKTQITKLEKNILPTVKEALKLAEESYKLQTTTYLDYSNARKQYFETLLYKIDLAKQYHLEVSTLIKIGGSK comes from the coding sequence TATTTGCAACTTTTGCTATAGGAGAAACAATTGATGATATTATTCAACTGACGTTGAAAAATAACGGCTTTATAAAATCTGCCAGCTTTAAGTTAGACGCAGTAAAAGGAGAACTTAAAAAGGCAAAAGCTTTACCAAACCCAGAAATTTCAGTTGAGCTTGGCAGACTGTACTCCCAGGCAGGAGACAACGGAATTAACATAACTACATTTGAAATATCGCAACCTTTAAGACTATGGGGAGATAGGAAATTTGAAATTCTCTCTGTCAAACAAAAAGAGAAAGCTTTCTCTTATATACTGGAAATAGAAAAAAATAAGGTTATCTCTGAAGTATATAAAAACTTTTATACCACCCTTGCCCTGAAAGAAAAGCTAAAAGTAAAAGAACAAGAAATTCAGAACCTTTCCCAGATGTATGAGTTTTTGAAAAAAAGTTATGAAGCAGGTGAAATAACTTCCCTGAATTTACTCAGAGTTGAAAAAGAACTGGAACTATCTAAAATTCAACTTGCCCAGTTAAAACAGGAATACCAAAACAGTCTGAATACCTTATCCTCTTTATCTGGAAAAAAAATAGAGGATATAGAAGGAAATTTATTTTCTCTGGAGGATATTAAATCCTTTAAAAAAGAGAACATCCCCAGATTAAAATATTTAGAATTTCTTATAAAAAGCATAGATTTTCAAATTAAAAGACAAAAAGCCTTAAGTAAACCACAAATAAAAGTAGGTTTAGTTATAAGCGAAGATGAGGTTGATTTAGGGAAATATGATGCTGGGATATCCATAACTTCCGAAATTCCTGTAATTTATAGACGACAGGGAGAAATAATAAAGCTTGTAAACAACAAAAAAGAATTACTCTTCCTGTTAAAACAGGAAAAGAATGTTTATAATTCCCAGATAGAAAATACCCTTTCCAGATTAGACCTTTTAAAAACCCAGATAACTAAACTTGAAAAGAATATATTACCCACTGTAAAGGAAGCACTCAAACTTGCAGAAGAAAGTTATAAATTACAGACAACTACATACCTGGATTACTCCAATGCCAGAAAGCAGTATTTTGAAACATTGCTTTACAAAATAGACCTTGCCAAACAGTACCATTTAGAAGTTTCAACCCTTATAAAAATAGGAGGTTCAAAATGA
- a CDS encoding efflux RND transporter periplasmic adaptor subunit → MRNKVITLVFLLLFFGTYAQEKIKLSPEMIKDIGIATISIKKQTITIDKSYPGIVKDDLNLSQKVYSPVEGIVYKLFVIEGDFVKKGQKLAEIQSPQITQLQAELYMAKVELENARKLYEREKELYEKKVIPYSRYFSAKIKYENLLGKVKALKKSLKAYGEVKDGKLILRSNINGFVARQNVVIGESVGPDKEIYKLHEHDKLWVVAFIPLTDITLFKKGLKVKVKSPLGTTEGIVKIIGHHIDPKTKRNPVRIISYNQDDILKPQMYVDVLLSLKLPPSLYIPASAVVFHGNETYAFVYENGYFYPVKIQIGKRVGNYYHLIAGLKEGTEVVYKGTLHLKSRFFGEAEEE, encoded by the coding sequence ATGAGAAATAAAGTGATAACTTTAGTCTTCTTACTTTTATTTTTCGGTACATATGCCCAGGAAAAAATAAAATTATCACCTGAAATGATTAAAGATATAGGGATAGCCACTATTTCTATAAAAAAGCAAACAATAACAATTGATAAAAGCTACCCTGGTATTGTTAAAGATGACCTTAATCTTTCACAAAAAGTTTACTCTCCTGTTGAAGGGATAGTATACAAACTCTTTGTTATAGAAGGGGATTTTGTCAAAAAAGGGCAAAAATTAGCAGAAATACAATCACCTCAGATTACTCAGCTTCAGGCAGAACTATATATGGCAAAGGTAGAGTTAGAGAATGCCAGAAAATTATATGAAAGGGAAAAAGAATTATACGAAAAAAAGGTAATTCCTTATTCCAGATACTTTTCTGCAAAAATTAAATATGAAAATTTACTTGGAAAAGTAAAAGCCCTGAAAAAGAGTTTGAAAGCATACGGAGAAGTTAAAGACGGAAAATTAATTTTAAGGTCAAACATAAATGGATTTGTTGCACGACAGAACGTTGTTATTGGGGAAAGCGTTGGACCTGATAAAGAGATTTACAAATTACATGAACATGATAAATTATGGGTTGTTGCTTTTATACCCTTAACAGATATCACCCTCTTTAAAAAAGGTCTTAAAGTAAAAGTCAAATCCCCATTAGGAACTACAGAAGGTATAGTCAAAATAATAGGACACCATATAGACCCAAAAACAAAGAGAAATCCTGTTAGGATTATCTCCTACAATCAGGACGATATACTAAAACCTCAAATGTATGTTGATGTTCTTCTTTCTTTAAAGCTTCCTCCTTCCCTTTATATACCTGCTTCAGCTGTAGTGTTCCACGGAAATGAAACATACGCTTTCGTTTATGAAAACGGATATTTTTATCCTGTAAAAATACAGATAGGAAAAAGAGTTGGAAATTATTATCACCTTATCGCTGGCCTGAAAGAAGGAACAGAAGTTGTTTACAAAGGTACCTTACACTTAAAATCCAGATTTTTTGGGGAAGCAGAGGAAGAATAA